DNA from Mesorhizobium loti R88b:
GGCGGAGATAAATTCCGCCTCATCCTTTCGCCTTGATGCAGCCCTTTCGCGAAACGCGGTGACCGCGCAATCGATTGCCAAAAATGTAGCAGTTTCCGCGCATTGCGCCAGCTTCGGCAATCGATGCGTCCACTCGGTGAATATCGACAGGAAGCGTCTTTCTGAACGCGGATTCAGTTGACGAACCGACGCTGAGCCGCTTAGCTCTGCTTTCGGGATGGCAGCGCTGCCATCGGGGCAAATGCAGACATGAACGCGATTGGCTGGCTAAATCTCAGGAGCCTGAATCAGGAAGGCATTGTCTTTGCCATCGCGGTGGTGCTGTTCGTCGCCGCTGCCATTGGCCTGCCCGGCTTCATCGACCCCAACAATCTCGTCGCCATCGTCAGATCCGTGTCGGTGCTGGGCATATTGGCCCTCGGCATGGCCGTCGTCATCATCGGCCGTGGCATCGACCTCTCCGCTGTGGCAATCATGGCGATGTCGGTTGCCTGGTACCTGCAACTGCTCAACACCGGAACTCCCGATGGGCTGGCATTCGCCTATGTGCTGGCAGGCGTGCTCGCCATCGGTCTGCTCAATGGTTTTCTCGTTGCCTATGCCGACGTGCCGGCGATCTTCGTGACACTCGCGACCGGCTCCTTCGTCTTCGGCTATGTGCGCTCGCAACTGATCACGCAGGATGCGGTGCCGGTGCCGCAGGGCCATTGGGTAGAGCTGCTCGGCGGCCTGCGCTTCCTCGATATCCCGATCGAAGTCTTCGTCTTCGCCGGCCTTGCCTTCCTGTTCTTCCTGTTCCTGCGCTACACCAAATGGGGGCGCTACATCTATTTCGCCGGCGACAATCCGGTCGCCGCGCGCAACATCGGCATTCCGGTGCGGCCCATGCTGGTGCTGCGCTATGTACTCTCCGCTTTCGTGGCGCTGGTCGCCGGCTTGCTGACGGCGGCCAGCCTGCACTCGATCAACACCCGCATCGTCAATTCGACGCTGCTCTACGACATCGTGCTGGTGGCGGTGATCGGCGGCATCGGCCTGTCGGGCGGGCGAGGCGGGGTGCGCAACGTGCTGGTCGGAGCCGCGCTGATCGGCATCCTGCTCAACGCCATGACCATCATCGACATTCCGCTGCTTTACCAAAATCTGATCAAGGCGGCGATCCTGCTTGGCGCCATCATCGTCGACGGCATCATCAATCCGCGCGACGAACAGACCGCGCAACAGGGCGACATTTAGACCGGAACTGCGGCGGACGGTTGGAGCCGGCCGCCGATAACAAAACCAAACCAGAGGATGTGACATGAAACTGATCAGAACACTCATGGCCGCCGCAACGGCGCTCGCTGTTACCGCCTTCGTGGCGCCGACCTTCGCCGCCGACGATCCCGGCCCGGCTGCGTACGCACAGGCGCTGAAGGGCAAGCGCGTCATGCTGGTGCCGCTGGCGATGGGCTTCGACCTGGCGCAGGGCTGGGCGCATTACCTGAAGAAGGAAGTCGACGCTTGGGGTGGCACGTTCGAGACGCGCGATCCGAATTGGGTCGTCGATGCCGGCGCGCAGGCGATCACCGACGCCATCTCGTCGGACACCAGGCCTGACGTGCTGATCATCCACGCGCCGGACCTCAATTCCTATTCCAAGCTGATGAAGAAGGCGCAGGCCGCCGGCACCTATGTCATTCTGGTCGATAACCCCGCCAACTTCCCCGCCGATGCCTTTGTCGGCAGCGACTGGGACCGGCTTGGCCAGCTTGAGGCCGAAGCGGCGATCAAGGGCTGCGGCCCGAACTCGTCGAAGAAGATCGGTCTGGTGCAGGGCGACCAGGCGAACTCTTCTAGTCTCTATCAGTATGCCGGTATCATGAAGGTGCTGGACAAGCATCCCGACTTCAAGGTGGTTGCCAAGCCCGACTCCAACTGGGATGCGACGACCTCGCGCAATGTGACGACGACGATGCTGCAGCAGAATCCGGATATCTGCTCGATCATCGATTTCTGGGATGGCGACGCCACCGGCGCATCCGCCGCGATCCGCGACGCCAAGCTCGACGGCAAGGTGTTTCTGGTCACCACCGGCGGCGGTGAGAAGGCTGCCGATTGCGACAAGTTGGCCGACGGCACCTATGGCGCCGTGGTGATGACCGATCTTGCCCGTCAGTCGGGCGACATGAACGCCATCATCAAGTTCCTGCTGCAGAGCGGCCAGCCGGCCGGCACCTCGCACACCTACATCTACACGCTGGAGAAGGCGACGACCAAGGCTGACCTCAAGCCCGACAGCTGCTGGGATTTGAAGGCGCTGCAGGCCGAAGCGGCGGCGAAATAAGCCCGACGTTTCCAATCGATATCAACGAGGTGGCCGGATTGCCCCGGCCGCCTCTTTCTCTTGCTGCAGTGACCTGATGTCCTTTCGTGAACGCCTTCAGTCCTGGCGCTACAATCTTGTGCCCGACCATCTGGTCGGCGAGATCCTGACCAAACGCTGGACCGACAACGCCATCCCATTCCTGGCGCTGGTGGTGACATTGGCGACCTTCGGCTCGATCATTCCGGGCTTCTTCAAGCTGACCTCGCTGCAGGAATCGACCCGCCAGCTCGGCGAGTTCTCGATGGTCGTCACCGGCATGACAGTGGTGATGCTGGGCGGCGGCATCGATCTCTCGGTCGGCTCGATCTTCGCGCTGTCGTGTTTCTCCGCCGTCTATGTCTTCTTCATCCTCGAACAGTCGATCTGGCTGGCGCTGGCCGCTTCACTCGCCACAGGCCTTATCTTCGGTGCGGTCAACGGATACCTCGTCGGATATCTGCGGCTGCGCGCCTTTCTCACCACGCTGGTCACCTTCATTTTCGGGCGGGCGCTGTTCGACATTCTCGTCACCACCTATGCCGCCGACGTGCAGCTTTCGCAGGCAACCTCGGATGTGCTCGATTTCATCGGCGACAGCACGTTCTGGGGGCTCTCGGTCTCGGTGTGGCTGGCGATCATCCTCGCCATCGTCACGCATATCGCGCTGACGCGTTCGCGGCCCGGCTGGCACGTGCTGGCGGTCGGCGGCTCACGGCGCTCGGCGCACAATGCGGGCATTCGCGTGCGCCGCACCGTGTTCATGACCTATGTCTTCTCCGGGTTTTGCGCCTCGATCGGTGGCTTTCTCATTGCATGCCGTTTGAGCGGGGCAGGGCCGGGAACCGGCCTCAACCTCGAAATCATGGCGCTCACAGCGGCGGTGGTCGGCGGCGTCAGCCTCGGTGGGGGGCGCGGCTCGGTGATCAAGGGGCTGATGGGCGCCATCATCGTGTTGACGATGACCAACGGACTGATCCGGTTGGGCTATGGCACCGGCACCAACCAGATGGTGCTCGGCATCATGCTGGCAGTGGCGGTGACCATCGACATCCGCTGGCTGAAGAACCGCCACAAGGTGCTGAACGAAGTCTATGTCGCGCCGGTCTATCTCAAGATGGGCGAGACGCAGTCGGCGGTGCCGGGCTCCGGCACGCCTTACGCGCTCGACAACAGGTTGTCTGCGGCCGACCATATCGGGCTCGGTGAGCTGGAGGGGCCGGAAGATGTCATCCTCGACCGCGACGACCATCTCTATTGC
Protein-coding regions in this window:
- a CDS encoding ABC transporter permease, which codes for MNAIGWLNLRSLNQEGIVFAIAVVLFVAAAIGLPGFIDPNNLVAIVRSVSVLGILALGMAVVIIGRGIDLSAVAIMAMSVAWYLQLLNTGTPDGLAFAYVLAGVLAIGLLNGFLVAYADVPAIFVTLATGSFVFGYVRSQLITQDAVPVPQGHWVELLGGLRFLDIPIEVFVFAGLAFLFFLFLRYTKWGRYIYFAGDNPVAARNIGIPVRPMLVLRYVLSAFVALVAGLLTAASLHSINTRIVNSTLLYDIVLVAVIGGIGLSGGRGGVRNVLVGAALIGILLNAMTIIDIPLLYQNLIKAAILLGAIIVDGIINPRDEQTAQQGDI
- a CDS encoding sugar ABC transporter substrate-binding protein, producing the protein MKLIRTLMAAATALAVTAFVAPTFAADDPGPAAYAQALKGKRVMLVPLAMGFDLAQGWAHYLKKEVDAWGGTFETRDPNWVVDAGAQAITDAISSDTRPDVLIIHAPDLNSYSKLMKKAQAAGTYVILVDNPANFPADAFVGSDWDRLGQLEAEAAIKGCGPNSSKKIGLVQGDQANSSSLYQYAGIMKVLDKHPDFKVVAKPDSNWDATTSRNVTTTMLQQNPDICSIIDFWDGDATGASAAIRDAKLDGKVFLVTTGGGEKAADCDKLADGTYGAVVMTDLARQSGDMNAIIKFLLQSGQPAGTSHTYIYTLEKATTKADLKPDSCWDLKALQAEAAAK
- a CDS encoding ABC transporter permease translates to MSFRERLQSWRYNLVPDHLVGEILTKRWTDNAIPFLALVVTLATFGSIIPGFFKLTSLQESTRQLGEFSMVVTGMTVVMLGGGIDLSVGSIFALSCFSAVYVFFILEQSIWLALAASLATGLIFGAVNGYLVGYLRLRAFLTTLVTFIFGRALFDILVTTYAADVQLSQATSDVLDFIGDSTFWGLSVSVWLAIILAIVTHIALTRSRPGWHVLAVGGSRRSAHNAGIRVRRTVFMTYVFSGFCASIGGFLIACRLSGAGPGTGLNLEIMALTAAVVGGVSLGGGRGSVIKGLMGAIIVLTMTNGLIRLGYGTGTNQMVLGIMLAVAVTIDIRWLKNRHKVLNEVYVAPVYLKMGETQSAVPGSGTPYALDNRLSAADHIGLGELEGPEDVILDRDDHLYCGTRHGEIVRFFAPDYVRSEVFAHIGGFPLGLAFDKAGNLISCVGAMGLYSVSPEREVKRLSAETSRSWTSIVDDARLRDPNDCDIAPDGRIYFTDSTKRYDAHDWALDSIENRATGRLLVYDPRDGSTKTLLDGYRYTNGVCMAHDGKSLFFAESWACRVHRYWLEGPKAGTAECVIRDMPGYPDNINRASDGNYWMAWLGMRTPSFDLSLRHPDMRKRMTRRLPQDEWLFPNINTGGVVKFTEKGGIVEAMGDLSGGAHPMVTSMREHKGFLFVGGILNNRIGRYKIEGADPNWTSPASYWGAKP